One Burkholderia gladioli genomic window, CCGCGGCTGCGCGATTCGCAGATCTACGGCCTGGAGATGTGGGCCAAGGAATATCGCGGCGACCTCGGTATCGCGCTGTCCGACGTCTACGGCATGGACGCCTTCCTGCGCGACTTCGACATGTACTTCTGCAAGCTGTTCGACGGCGCGCGCCACGATTCGGGCGATCCCTTCGAATGGGGCGAGCGCATGCTGAGCCACTACGAGGCGAACCGCTGCGACCCGCGCACCAAGGTGCTGGTGTTCTCGGACGCGCTCGACATCCCGAAGGTGCTGCAGCTCTACGAGCGGTTCCGCGATCGCTGCCGGCTCGCCTTCGGCGTCGGCACCAACCTGACCAACGACCTCGGCTATCGGCCGCTGCAGATCGTCATCAAGATGGTCCGCTGCAACGGCCAGCCGGTCGCCAAGCTGTCCGATTCGCCGGGCAAGAGCATGTGCGACGACAAGAACTACCTGGCCTATCTGCGCCAGGTGTTCGGGATCGCCCAGCCGGCCGAGGAAGAGGCCGGCAAGTAGGCGCGCGGCAGGTCGGGCGATGCCGGGCCGGGCGGCCCGGCATGATTCGGCGCGACAGGGCGCCGCTATAATCGGCCCTTGCCACCGCCACGCTCACGAGGATCGCCCATGGACACGTCGGCCGCCCGCCGCAACATCTTCGCGCGCATCCGCGCCGCCCAGGGACGCCAGGCCGAACCCGATGCGCTCGAGCGCGAGCAGGCCGCCGACTACCTCGCGCGTCATCCGGCCGGCCCGCGCCCGCCGATGCCGGACGATGCCGCCGGATTGCTCGCGCGCTTCACCGAGGAAGCCGAGCGGATGTCGACCACGGTCGAGGCCGTCGACACGCTCGCCGAGGTACCGGCCGCCGCGGCGCGCTACCTGCAGGCGCGCTCGCTGGCCGCGCGGGCGATCGCCTGGCGCACCCTGGCCGATATCGACTGGGCCTCGGCCGGCCTCGAGGTCGACTTGCGCAAGCCCGTCGAGGGCGACCTGGTCGGCATCACCGGCTGCTTCTGCGCGAGCGCCGAGACCGGCTCGCTGGTGCTGCTGTCGGGCCCGGATACCTATGCCTCGGCGGCGCTGCTGCCGGAAACCCATCTCGTGGTGGTACCGGCCTCGCGCATCGTCGCCGGCCACGAGGATGCCTTCGCGCTGATCCGCGCCGAACGCGGCGAGCTGCCGCGCGCGGTCAATATCGTATCGGGGCCGTCGCGCACCGGCGATATCGAGCAGACCATCATCCTCGGCGCGCATGGCCCGTATCGCGTGCACGCGATCATCGTGCGCGGCGCATGAGGCTTGCCGCGCGCGTTTCCCATTCCTTTCCCGGTGCCTCGAACCTGCCGCTGGCGGCAGCGAGTGGCCGCGTTCTCGATCCGATGACTTTCCACCGACCCGATTCCTTCGCCGTCCGGGGCGCACCGCGCCGCGTTGCACCGTGGCTCGCGCTGTTCATGCTGCTGCTGACGGCGGCGCCCGCGCCGGCCTCGGCGGCCACGCTCGACGGCGCCACCTTGTCCGCGCTCTGGGGCCTGCCGTTCGCCGGCATGCTGCTGTCGATCGCGCTGTTGCCGCTGGCGGCGGCCTCGTTCTGGCATCACCACTACGGCAAGATCGCGGCGGCCTGGGCGCTGCTGTTCCTGCTGCCGTTCGCGGCCGTGTTCGGCGCGGCCACCGCCGGCGCCACCCTGGTCCATGCGCTGCTCGAGGAATACATCCCCTTCATCGTGCTGCTGGCGGCGCTCTACACCGTGGCGGGCGGCATCTGCGTGCATGGCGAGCTGCGCGCCTCGCCGGCGCGCAACACCGCGCTGCTCGCGCTGGGCACCGTGCTGGCGAGCCTGATGGGCACCACCGGCGCGGCGATGCTGCTGATCCGGCCGCTGCTGCGCGCCAACGCGGCACGGCCGCGCGTGGTGCACGTGGTGGTGTTCTTCATCTTCCTGGTCGCGAACGCGGGCGGCGCGCTCTCGCCGCTCGGCGATCCGCCACTGTTCCTCGGTTTCCTGAACGGCGTCGATTTCTTCTGGACCACGGTGCATCTCGCGCTGCCCACGCTGTTCGTCTGCGGCGTGCTGCTGGCGCTGTTCTACGTGCTGGACGCCTGGCGCTTCCGCCGCGACGGCGGCGGTGCCGTCACGCTGCCGCGCGACCCGGCACTGACCGCCGCGGCCGAGCCGATCCGCATCGACGGCAAGCGCAACTTCGTGCTGCTCGGCGCGATCGTCGCGCTGGTGCTGATGAGCGGCATCTGGAAACCCGGCATCCGCTTCGACGTGTTCGGCACCGAGGTGGCCCTGCAGAACGCCGTGCGCGACCTGGCCCTGGCCGCGCTCGCGCTGCTCTCGCTGGCGATCACGCCGCGCTCGGCGCGCGAGGGCAATGCCTTCGACTGGGCGCCGATCGAGGAGGTCGCCAAGCTGTTCGCCGGTATCTTCGTGACCATCGCGCCGGTGATCGTGATCCTGCGCGCGGGCGCCGACGGCGCCTTCGCGCCGATCGTCCACCTGGTCACGGCGGACAACGGCGAGCCGGTGGTGCCGATGCTGTTCTGGGCCACCGGGCTGCTGTCGTCCTTCCTCGACAATGCGCCGACCTACCTCGTATTCTTCAACCTCGCCGGCGGCGACGCGCCGACCCTGATGACGAGCGGCGCGGCCGCGCTCGCGGCGATCTCGGCCGGCGCGGTGTTCATGGGCGCGAACAGCTATATCGGCAACGCGCCGAACTTCATGGTGAAGGCGATCGCCGAATCGCGCGGGATCCGGATGCCGAGCTTCTTCGCCTATCTGGGCTGGTCGTTCGGCATCCTGGTGCCGGTGTTCGCGCTGGCGACGTGGCTGTTCTTCGCCGGCTGAGCGAGGGTTTCGGGAAGGGTTTCAATACAGGTAGCGCGCCGGTCGCGCGCGCTTGACGGAGGCAGGCAATGCAGAAAATCCTGGTGGCGCGTTCGATCTTTCCGGACGTGATCGAGCGGCTCGAACAGCATTTCGAGGTGGACTGGAACGACGGCGACGCGCTCGCGCCCGAGGCGCTGACGGCGCGCCTGGCCGACAAGGACGGCGCGCTGACCGCGGGCGACCCGATCGGCGCGGCCACGCTGGCGGCCGCGCCGAAGCTGCGGGTGGTGGCCAACATGGCGGTCGGCTACAACAACTTCGACATGGCCGCCTTCAATGCGGCGAACGTGCTCGGCACCAATACGCCGGACGTGCTCAACGAGACCACCGCCGATTTCGGCTGGGCCCTGATGATGGCGACCGCGCGGCGCATCGCCGAATCCGAGCACTGGCTGCGGGCCGGCCAGTGGCGCAAATGGTCGTTCGACAGCTTCCTCGGCGGCGACATCCACGGCGCCACGCTCGGCGTGATCGGCATGGGGCGCATCGGCCAGGCGCTGGCGCGGCGCGCGCGCGGCTTCAACATGCGGGTGGTCTATCACAACCGCTCGCGCGTCGCGCCCGACATCGAGGCCGAACTGAACGCCGAGTACCTGGGCAAGGAGGCGCTGCTGCGGCAGGCCGATCACGTGGTGCTGGTGCTGCCCTACACGAAGGACAACCATCACACCATCGGCGCGGCCGAACTCGCGCTGATGAAGCCGAGCGCGACGCTGACCAATATCGCGCGCGGCGGCATCGTCGACGATGCGGCGCTGGCCGAGGCGCTGCGCGAGCGGCGTATCGCGGCGGCCGGCCTCGACGTGTTCGAGGGCGAGCCGAGCGTGCATCCGGCGCTGCTGGCGGTGCCCAACGTGGTGCTCACGCCGCATATCGCCAGCGCCACCGAGGCGACCCGCCGCGCGATGGCGAACCTCGCGGCCGACAACCTGATCGCGGCGCTCGGCGTCGGGCCGCGCGCCGGACGTCCGCCCAATCCGATCAACCCCGACGTGATCGGCAAGGCGCGCGCATGACGATGCCGCTTCTGCTGGGCGCGCTGGTGGTGCTGGCGGTGGCGCTGGTGGTCGCGTTGCTGGTGATCTGGCGCGGCGCGGGCCGCGGCGCCGAGGGCGAGGGCTGGCTCGGCGAGCGCCTCGACGACGTGCAGGATGCCCAGGCGCATGCGATGGAGCGGCTCGAGCGCGCGCTGCGCGGCGAGCTCGCCGACAGCGCGCGGGCCTCGCGCGGCGAATTGTCGGGCAGCTTCGCCCAGTTGCAGCAGACCCTGGCCGCGCAGATGACGAGCGTGGCCACCGTGCAGAACCAGCAGATCGACGGCTTCGCGCAGCAGCTCGCCAAGCTGGTCGCCGCGAACACGCAGCAGTTCGAGGCGGTGCGCGAGGGCCTGCAACAGCAGGCGCAGCTCGCGCGCGACGAGCAGGGCGCCTCGCTTCGCCATTTCGGCACGCTGCTGAACCAGCAGCTCGCGCAACTGAGCGAGGCCAACGACCGGCGGCTGGGCGAGGTGCGCGCCACGCTCGAGCAGCGCCTCAAGGAGATCGAGGCCAACAATGCCGTGAAGCTTGAGGAGATGCGCCGCACCGTCGACGAGAAGCTGCATGCCACGCTCGAGCAGCGGCTCGGCGAATCGTTCCGGCTGGTTTCCGAGCGGCTCGAGCAGGTCCATCGCGGGCTCGGCGAGATGCAGACGCTGGCCGCCGGCGTGGGCGACCTGAAGAAGGTGCTGACCAATGTGAAGACGCGCGGCACCTGGGGCGAGGTCCAGCTCGAGGCCCTGCTCGAACAGATGCTGACGCCGGATCAATACGCGAAGAACGTCGCCACGGTGCCGCGGCGCAGCGAGCGCGTCGAGTTCGCGATCCGGCTGCCGGGCCGCGAGCACGATGCGCAGCCGGTCTGGCTGCCGGTCGACGCGAAATTCCCGCGCGAGGATTATGAGCGCCTGATCGATGCGCAGGAGCGTGCCGACGTCACGGCGGTGGAGGAGGCGGCGCGCGCGCTGGAGCTGCGCATCCGCGCGGAGGCGAAGAGCATCGCGGAGAAATACGTGTCGCCGCCGCACACCACCGATTTCGCCTTGCTGTTCCTGCCGACCGAGGGCCTGTATGCCGAGATCCTGCGGCGGCCCGGGCTGACCGACCAGCTGCAGCGCGACTATCGCGTCACGGTGGCGGGACCGACCACCCTGACGGCCCTGCTCAACAGCCTGCAGATGGGTTTCCGCACGCTCGCCATCGAGCGGCGTTCGAGCGAGGTGTGGCAGGTGCTGGGCGCGGTGAAGACCGAGTTCGGCAAGTTCGGCGAGGTGCTGGCGCGCACCAAGGCGCAACTGGAGACCGTCACGCGCTCGATCGAATCGGCCGAGCAACGCACGCGGGTGATGAATCGCAAGCTCAAGGATGTCGAGGCGCTGCCCGGCGATCAGGCCGCGGGGCTGCTCGGCGCGGCCTCGGGCGAGGCCGATCCCGACGAGGCCTGAGGTGTCGCCGCCGGGAAGCCGCCCGCCCAGGGACGGCGCACCCGGCGCGGCTTATTCGTCGCCGGGCGCCGGCTGGGCGAGCGCATCGAGCGCCTCGCCCGTGACGCGCACCACGCGCCAGTCGGACAGCACGGTGGCGCCCATCCGTTCGTAGAAATCGATCGCCTGGCGGTTCCAGTCGAGCACGGTCCACTCGAAGCGGCCGCACTTGCGCTCGACCGCGAGCGCCGCCACCGCGCGCAGCAGCCGCGTGCCGAGGCCGGTGCCGCGGCAGGCCGGCTTGACGTAGAGATCCTCCAGATAGAGGCCGCGCTTGCCGACGAAGGTCGAGTAGTTCTGGAAGTAGAGCGCGTAGCCCACCACCTCGTGGTCGAGCGTCGCGACCAGCGCGCCGGCCGCCGGGTTCAGGCCGAACAGCGCGTCGGCGAGATCGGCCTCGGTGGCGACGAACAGGTGCGTGAGCGATTCGAACTGGGCCAGCTCGCGCGTCAGCGCGACGAGATCGGCGACGTCGTCGGGCTGCGCGTCGCGGATCTCGAAGTTCATGCCTCCTCCTGCACGTCCGACAGCACGATCTCGATGCCGCCGAAGCGCGAGGCAACCCAGTTGTAGGCGTGGCAGGCGATCCACAGCAGCACGAAGCCGAGGATCGCGTTCAGCAGCAGGGCGCTGAAGATGGTGCTCAGCTCGACCGAGCCGAAACGCACGAACGCGACCACGATCCCCAGCAGCACGATCGGCACGCTGAAGGTCAGGTAGACGAGGATCAGCGCCTTGGCCGTCTGCCCTGCCGCGATCGAGGAAATTTGCTTTTTCATAATCGAGTTGCCCCGTAAGTGCTGATAGTGGTGAATCTCAGAGTGCGCCGGCGAACGGGAGGATCTCCACGCTCGCGCCGGCCTCGACGCGGGCCAGCTCCGCGCCGATCACGATGAAGCAGTTCGCGTCGCTGAGGCCCTTCAGCGATGCCGAGCTCTGTGAGTCCGCCGGGCTCACCTGCCAGTTGCCGTCGGCGTCGCGCGAGGCGATCCCGCGCAGGAAATCCGTGCGGCCCGCGCGCGTGTCGATCGCCGCGAGGGTGCGCGCCGGGTAGCGCGGCGCCGGTTCGGGGCGCGCGCCCATCAGTGTCAGCAAGGCGTCGCGCACGATCACCTGGAAAGTGGCCGCGACCGCCACCGGATTGCCGGGCAGGCCGAAGAACAGCGCCGCGCGCGCGCCCGGCGCGGCCGGCGCCAGGTGCCCGCAGGCCAGCGGGCGTCCCGGGCGCATCGCCAGGCTCGCGAAGCTGATGCGGCCGAGCCGGCCGAGCAGCTCGCGCGTGAAGTCGGCATCGCCGACCGAGACGCCGCCCGAGGTGATCACCACGTCGGCGCGCGCGGCCGCGTCGCTTAGCGCGGCTTCCAGCGCGGCCGGATCGTCGCGCACGATGCCGCCGTCGATCGCCTCGACGCCGAGCGTCG contains:
- the rmuC gene encoding DNA recombination protein RmuC yields the protein MTMPLLLGALVVLAVALVVALLVIWRGAGRGAEGEGWLGERLDDVQDAQAHAMERLERALRGELADSARASRGELSGSFAQLQQTLAAQMTSVATVQNQQIDGFAQQLAKLVAANTQQFEAVREGLQQQAQLARDEQGASLRHFGTLLNQQLAQLSEANDRRLGEVRATLEQRLKEIEANNAVKLEEMRRTVDEKLHATLEQRLGESFRLVSERLEQVHRGLGEMQTLAAGVGDLKKVLTNVKTRGTWGEVQLEALLEQMLTPDQYAKNVATVPRRSERVEFAIRLPGREHDAQPVWLPVDAKFPREDYERLIDAQERADVTAVEEAARALELRIRAEAKSIAEKYVSPPHTTDFALLFLPTEGLYAEILRRPGLTDQLQRDYRVTVAGPTTLTALLNSLQMGFRTLAIERRSSEVWQVLGAVKTEFGKFGEVLARTKAQLETVTRSIESAEQRTRVMNRKLKDVEALPGDQAAGLLGAASGEADPDEA
- a CDS encoding GNAT family N-acetyltransferase, with the translated sequence MNFEIRDAQPDDVADLVALTRELAQFESLTHLFVATEADLADALFGLNPAAGALVATLDHEVVGYALYFQNYSTFVGKRGLYLEDLYVKPACRGTGLGTRLLRAVAALAVERKCGRFEWTVLDWNRQAIDFYERMGATVLSDWRVVRVTGEALDALAQPAPGDE
- a CDS encoding 2-hydroxyacid dehydrogenase, with translation MQKILVARSIFPDVIERLEQHFEVDWNDGDALAPEALTARLADKDGALTAGDPIGAATLAAAPKLRVVANMAVGYNNFDMAAFNAANVLGTNTPDVLNETTADFGWALMMATARRIAESEHWLRAGQWRKWSFDSFLGGDIHGATLGVIGMGRIGQALARRARGFNMRVVYHNRSRVAPDIEAELNAEYLGKEALLRQADHVVLVLPYTKDNHHTIGAAELALMKPSATLTNIARGGIVDDAALAEALRERRIAAAGLDVFEGEPSVHPALLAVPNVVLTPHIASATEATRRAMANLAADNLIAALGVGPRAGRPPNPINPDVIGKARA
- a CDS encoding LutC/YkgG family protein, which codes for MDTSAARRNIFARIRAAQGRQAEPDALEREQAADYLARHPAGPRPPMPDDAAGLLARFTEEAERMSTTVEAVDTLAEVPAAAARYLQARSLAARAIAWRTLADIDWASAGLEVDLRKPVEGDLVGITGCFCASAETGSLVLLSGPDTYASAALLPETHLVVVPASRIVAGHEDAFALIRAERGELPRAVNIVSGPSRTGDIEQTIILGAHGPYRVHAIIVRGA
- a CDS encoding sodium:proton antiporter; the encoded protein is MLLLTAAPAPASAATLDGATLSALWGLPFAGMLLSIALLPLAAASFWHHHYGKIAAAWALLFLLPFAAVFGAATAGATLVHALLEEYIPFIVLLAALYTVAGGICVHGELRASPARNTALLALGTVLASLMGTTGAAMLLIRPLLRANAARPRVVHVVVFFIFLVANAGGALSPLGDPPLFLGFLNGVDFFWTTVHLALPTLFVCGVLLALFYVLDAWRFRRDGGGAVTLPRDPALTAAAEPIRIDGKRNFVLLGAIVALVLMSGIWKPGIRFDVFGTEVALQNAVRDLALAALALLSLAITPRSAREGNAFDWAPIEEVAKLFAGIFVTIAPVIVILRAGADGAFAPIVHLVTADNGEPVVPMLFWATGLLSSFLDNAPTYLVFFNLAGGDAPTLMTSGAAALAAISAGAVFMGANSYIGNAPNFMVKAIAESRGIRMPSFFAYLGWSFGILVPVFALATWLFFAG